In Oxyura jamaicensis isolate SHBP4307 breed ruddy duck unplaced genomic scaffold, BPBGC_Ojam_1.0 oxyUn_random_OJ70456, whole genome shotgun sequence, one DNA window encodes the following:
- the LOC118159451 gene encoding potassium voltage-gated channel subfamily H member 2-like yields the protein MGAAATVASQTPIASSIPGQGTQAGGRKFIIANARVENCAVIYCNDGFCELCGYTRAEVMQKPCTCDFLHGPRTQRSAAAQIAQALLGSEERKVEICFYRKDGRDPAAASPAGRGCWVGSGRAGTLRRGSLPARSRPVGGD from the exons atgggtgctgctgccacGGTGGCCTCACAAACACCCATCGCCTCGTCCATCCCTGGACAGGGCACCCAGGCGGGGG GCCGCAAGTTCATCATCGCCAACGCCCGGGTGGAGAACTGCGCCGTGATCTACTGCAACGATGGCTTCTGCGAGCTGTGCGGCTACACGCGGGCCGAGGTCATGCAGAAGCCCTGCACCTGCGACTTCCTGCACGGGCCCCGCACGCAGCGCAGCGCGGCCGCCCAGATCGCCCAGGCGCTGCTGGGCTCCGAGGAGCGCAAGGTGGAGATCTGCTTCTACCGCAAGGACGGTAGGgaccccgccgccgcctcgcccgCGGGCCGGGGGTGCTGGGTGGGGAGTGGGCGCGCGGGCACCCTGCGCCGCGGGAGCCTCCCGGCGCGCTCCCGGCCGGTCGGCGGAGATTGA